The DNA window taaaaaatgTGAGAGATATAAACAAATTCTTTGAGTTCATTTGCAGCTATCACTCctaatatcaaataaaaaatgtgAGTGATATGAATAAATTCTTTGAGTTCATCCACACTTCTAACTGATTCCTCATCCACTTAAGCAAACTAAAGCGATATAAAATTATATTGCATAGCAACAAAATTCCAACTAgtacaaatattaaaaaaattataaattattgccAATTTTACTTGAATaagtttattttttttgacaagaACCTCaataaccaatcgttagttggtctagtggtgattggcgTTGGACTtgatagggagaaccacggtcAGAACTCGcctccgaaccggactaaaccggtggtataaaaccaaaaaaaataaaaataacgactttcaaattattttcaaattatttcctACAACTTTAACTAAATAaatctattatatatttatagtactttaattattttaaaaatctaataattagatgatttcaaataaatatatctactataaatatttttttaaaaaagaatatgcactgacagtataaaatatttttacactgccAACTAATGACGATCATGAATCAAGACAAATCAgactgaaaattttaaaaaatttatatgacaTGGTAGAACGTTATATTCTAATTAGataacagtgtaaaactttttttacGATACATAACCATTAAACTCAATATTTTTTTATGGTTATGTTCATACAATCAAATCCAAAGAATTGTTAACAAATGTTGATGAATTATTAAAGTTAGGAAGAAATAAAATTAAgtataaatacataaataccATTTTAATTATACCTATACTTAAAATGCACACTAtataataaagagaaaaaaaatggatGGATGAGAATATTTTCTTTTAGATTCATGTAGTGTTAGTCTAGTGGAAAGgataaataaatacaaataagACAAAATCATAGCAGGTATATATTTTTACATCGCTTTTGCTTGAGCTAGTTGTTATTTCTTATGCTACGGTATAATAAAAGCTTAGTTACACATGTATATGTAATAATAGCAATTTGATATGACGATTTTTTCTCCCACCTTTTCCACTCTTCCTTCTCATTCTCCAATTTCATCCCCATGCTTTTCCCGCCTCGTCACCGCTTCATTCGGCCACCGCACCCGCCGTCGCTCCCGCCGTCACAACAAACTCAAACCTTCCTCCCCTACCACCACCACCATCTTCTCAGAACCTAAGCTCGAAACCGTCATAGACCTCACAATCTTCCCTTCCTTCCACTCCAACATTCGTCAAATTGTCTCCTCCGGTAAAGACGCATACCGCGACTTACAGACCTTGTTCACTCTCGACGAAAATCGGAGAGTCGTCGTTTCGTGCCGGCCTTCAACTATTCACTTCGTCGGAACTTCAGCTGCTTTGACGCTAGTAGCGTTTTCTGTTTTGAGAGTGTTGGTTGATTTGGTTTCTAGGTTAGCGCCCTGGCGGAGAAACGCGTCTGGTTATGATAAGGCTATGGTGCGGAGAGACCGGAGTCTTGGCGGGAAAGAGGTGGTTGTTGGATTGGGTCCCCGGAGCGGCGTTACGGCGCCGATTAAGCGGTCTTTGAAGAGTAATAAGGTTGCAGTTCAACGGAAATTGCCGAAATGGTGGCCAATTGTTAATAATTCTAGTCACAGTGGTTTTGATTTTGACCTAAATGAGCAAGAGGAATATAAAAGGGATGCTTACAGATTGGTTCGAGGTTTTTCTTACTCTCATTTTACACTTTTTGGTTTTACTCTTAATTATAATAACTGAAATGcactttaaaattattattatgaatTTGTTTATTTATGCACTTTCTTGTGTTGAATTGTGTAGGTAAAGACACTCTTCTAATTTCTCTACTGTTTTCCATCCTTTAATTCAAGTTGCAACTTACCCACTTGATTTCCAGCAATTATTGACAGTAGAATGGCCGCAAAAGACATCTCTGAGAGTGATATCATACAAGTTAGTTTTTTCTCCCACTGATACTTGCTTCAGTTTTATTTATGTAGTATTTGTTGTTTTAAGTATTGGAAAATTTTATGTGATACAAACACCACTCAAATTGAAAGGAAATTTGTATTGAACAACTGTGAAACCGACGATGTTGTATGCGACGTAATGTTGACTTGTAAAGAACCGACACGAGAATAAACTAAATGAAGCATAGGCGAAAATATTGCGTTGGATGTATGGTAAGATTAGACGAGATAGACTTATAAATGACAGCATTGGAAAGAAGGATGGGGTAGCACCTATAGTAGAAAAGATGGTGGAAATTAGGTTTAAGTGGTTTCAGTGTTATCAAATAGCGGCGCCTTGGTCGCTATGGCGGATATATACATGGTGGTTTTTGGGCTTGCTGCAATGCTAAATATTGGCCGATATTGCGGGTTTTTCCACCATACTATGCTATAACGGTGCCGCAAAGCGGCCGgtatggcgggattttggctctccgccatggACTGCCATCTGCCATCGTCAACACTGGGTGGTTTAGACATGTTGATAGAATATTTGTGGATTTTGTAGTAAAGAGAACAAATAGATGAAGGAAAGTGAAAAAGCTAGAACAACAAACAAGTTAATATGGTTCTGTCTAAGTTTTTTGGGATTTAGTTCCGTCTAAGTTAGTGTAACTGCATGGTTATTAAAACACAAGTTATTTTTTAGTATTATATTAATTGGCATAATGAAACACGGTACCAAGGTTTTGTGTAATTATAAAATCCATGTTAAACATTTGACTTTGATGATGAACATTGAATTTGAATAATTAAAATACCATACTGATGGTCTTTAACTCTTTTATTGAAGtgtgcatatagtaatcatttcTATAACTAAACAAAATTTGTTTTCTTACCGGCGTCAATGTTTTTTTTCCTGTACACTTGAACAGTTACGTCAACTATGCCGAAACTCTGGTGTGCAAGTGTCGGTTGAACCAGCGAATATTCGGGACTCCTTGTATCGAACATCTGTTAATTTTGTTTTAGATGCTTGCAGCAGGTGTGATCTTCATAGGCCTGTCTGTGTTTGTGTCTCTACCTTTGTTTACTGCTGAGTATCAGCTGTTATTCATGCTGTATACTTCtgttttaatgattattttgtttatattcaGTGCACCAACTTACGCTACTTCAGTTAGTATTTATGGTGAGGATTCTCAACAATTCCTTGCTGGATTTGCGGAAAACATCGGCGTTGAAAATGTTCGTGCTGCAACAATTGTGTCTGCAGCTGTGGCTTCACGTACACGCGCTTGTCTTTTGCAGGCTTGGGTAATTTTCTTACTTTTATTCCATGATCTTTTAATCTTGTCTCTTAGCATTTGGGTTTCAACAAGATTACATTATTGTAAGTTTGTAACTACTTGCATAATAAAGGCAGTTATATTTTTTGTTAG is part of the Vicia villosa cultivar HV-30 ecotype Madison, WI linkage group LG2, Vvil1.0, whole genome shotgun sequence genome and encodes:
- the LOC131645761 gene encoding uncharacterized protein LOC131645761, with protein sequence MTIFSPTFSTLPSHSPISSPCFSRLVTASFGHRTRRRSRRHNKLKPSSPTTTTIFSEPKLETVIDLTIFPSFHSNIRQIVSSGKDAYRDLQTLFTLDENRRVVVSCRPSTIHFVGTSAALTLVAFSVLRVLVDLVSRLAPWRRNASGYDKAMVRRDRSLGGKEVVVGLGPRSGVTAPIKRSLKSNKVAVQRKLPKWWPIVNNSSHSGFDFDLNEQEEYKRDAYRLVRAIIDSRMAAKDISESDIIQLRQLCRNSGVQVSVEPANIRDSLYRTSVNFVLDACSSAPTYATSVSIYGEDSQQFLAGFAENIGVENVRAATIVSAAVASRTRACLLQAWALEIQGKHVDALGELSKMCLILQVFPPEESSPEMEMVSRGLAKHLKLEQRKHLMYLFGKVCSEDSHGIAREALGLIHSQNYSAGQLEDNIAP